The Alosa alosa isolate M-15738 ecotype Scorff River chromosome 8, AALO_Geno_1.1, whole genome shotgun sequence genome contains the following window.
ATATTTGCTTCTCAGTTTAGCATTTATAAATGCTTTTTTGGCAGGGAAGGAAGAAAGCAATAGATGAAAAATCAGTAGCAATGAAAATCTTCAATAGCAGTGTTCTCTCTCAAAGTTTGATAGAGTAATAGGAATTACATAAGTGACATGCTTCTTTTTATGCTTCTTTTCACAGGTTAGCCACACCCATGTATGGTTCACAGgtaataacaaaacaacaaacattaAGTAaaattataaacaaaaaaactgAACTGCCTGTTCATTAGTTCCCCTGTGCTGACCTCGGCCTTGTAAAGGTTATGAgctggagatttttttttttttaatatgttaCACTACAAAATAAAGCTTGTCCTATGCTCTTTCCAATAATTCCAGCCAAAACTTACTCATTTGAGAATTTAAGCACAGAGATACATACATATTTACAGACAGGGACAGACCTATTTAAATATGACTGACATAGGTCTGGGACAGACCTATTTACATACTGAGAGAGGTGATAATGGACTGATGAACTGAGTTTCACTGTACTTATCGCTTTTATGATTCCTATCCTGtcgacacacccacacaccctagGTAAAGTGGGAGGGGCTGTAATGTACAATGTATGTAAAGTGTCGGCAAAATTAGCTCACTGACCATTCTTGGAGACAGAATTCATCTGAGAAGTCTACATCAGTGGTCTACTTACCATCAGAAGCCTGCTATCAACCCAAtaatgactttgcagtgtttcactgttctgcatggctgcgtcagtagctatctgctccggattgccactaatcagagtctgattcagtgtagtccacgtgagatgggatgaccaacgccatctcccgtcagcctgggaggatacttaaaccctaactatttccttgtctagttagagcagctgatggatctttaggtgaagtcatgctgtctctcccttgatgcgcatcattgtaaataaactctgttcctgatttttcatactattggtctgactgagtctctattaaatctatggtatcaacaTTACCATCACTTCCTATAGTATTTTATTCAGAAGCTACTTGGGGCAAGTCAGTTAATACTTGTGCGTAGTCACATGATCTTCAATTTGTACGCAAAATTACAAATCCTCCAGACAGCCTTTCACCTTAACTGAAGTGGTTTTAATGTTTTTTACTGAAATAACATCTGTTCTGTGAGTCCCTACGTACATAAAAATACCTTTACTGTCTTAAGGAATGTGTCAGTTAAAGCACAATTGTGAAAATATGTAGATAGGGAAATAAATACAGTTGTGATGTATCAGCGTATGTACAGCGTAATTATAATACAATTACATGATGGTAGTGAgaatcaaaaagaaaaaaaaacatgcacaagTCCATATATATTTGTGCACTGTCATGTTAGTGGGCTGTGGtcagaaacacaaacatcagTCTGAATTCAGCGGCAGCCACATTCCTTGGCCACCATGTTTGTCTTGGCAGAGAAGGTGGTGCCATCTTTGTCCAGCTCCACGACCAGCAGGTCTCCATACTCTGTGGGCACGCAGCAGGGGGCGCGGCCAGTCCAGCCCCCCTTTTGCACCATGCTGTTAATCAGGATGGCATGGTTGTTGCCCTTGGGCAAAGGGAAGCTACACTCGCCCTCACAGTTGTTGATGGTGGCCACGGAAGGCTCCAGAATTAAGGCCTCGAGGGAGATGGTCAAGCTCTGCAGGCGACAGGGGTTGTGATTTCCTTGACTCTCCTCGCCCCCTCCGCGGGTTGACCTCTGCGATCGCTCGGCCTCCCAGGTCCCCAGGACAGTCTGCAAGGCCTTGAGCAACAGCAGGGCACAGTACTGGACCTCACCGGAATCCCCATCACCTGCAGACACATGCTAATGTCAGGACAATTCTGGCATTGCATTAATCCTAATTCATTAAGAGTTGTGAGtttatgtgtgagcatgtgtttagGTAGATTAAGTAGACAAGTAGATTAAGTTCTGGTATGTTTGGATTAAACAGAGAAAAGCCTAGTCCTGAACATAATGAGAAACTTCTCTCACCACCTGATTGATCCATCCCTTCAGCTGGCAAGGCACTAAGATCACTTAGCCTCTTTAGTCTGTCAGTCAAATGcccacctcccacctcctcGTGCCGAAACTGGGCCAGCGCGTCGTCCAGCCCCTGCCGAAGCATAGACAGCAGCGGTGGCTGGAGAGAGAGCGCCACTCGGTGGCTGAGCAGCCCAGAGCCCCGTTGGGGGAAGGAGAAAAGGGTCGGCGTTGAGGAGTTCAGTAACCCCAGCAGGAGGCTCTCGCTGGACGACTCACCCAGGGTCAGGGGTGGCATAGAGCTCAGCGAGGCCAGCGGGAGAGCCACGGCATGTCCGTCAGGTGAAGACAACGCCTTCTTCTGGGGGAGAACATCACTAAGGAACCTCTGGAGCTCACACAAGAACTGGTACGTTCTGGAAGGTGGCAGCACTGGAGATGGGGTACTGTTTAAACAAGGAGGAAACAAAATTCAAACATCCATTACTCCAGTCACACTTCAGCGTCAATCAAGTTTCATTTTGCAAGTTTCACTTAACACATAAGGCCGTACCTGTGATCAGTGGAGGTAATGCCCCCAGGTTTATCCTCATGTCGTGACTTGTTTGGAAAAAAGACCAGCAGAGGTCTCTTCAGGGCAACTTCTTCTTTACCACGTCTCATTAACAAGTTTTGAACTTCAGACAAAGACAGATTTGGCCCTACAATCATTTCAATCACATATAGAGAATTAATATCCATTTTCACATATGTCAAACTCCAAACAAGAAAAGACAGGTACACACCCCTGTTTGGTTGCTTCAACTCAACAGTGATTCGTATGGTCTGCAGTCTAGGACTTCCTGTTTCAGGCACTCTCCTGGTCAGCACGATGAACTGAGTTTCTACTGAAAGGCATGCTGTCTGGGAGAAGGACCATGACACTTGGTCAGACACGGCATATGGGGTAGTATACAGATTCTGCAGTAGCTGACATTCTCTATTCACTGAGACATTTCCCTTGATGaagtttttttgcttttttgggGTGGAGTGGCTGTCTGGCTGACATTTAGTTTGCGAATGGAGGATATCTGGCATTTGCATCTCTAATACTGGTAGGGGAGCTAACAACACAGGAAGCAGCAGAGGCAGACATACTGTATTTCTGAGGGGTTTTATGCAACCGGGAGATCCAGAAATCAACAAGTTAATGCTATTTTCACAAGCAGATGGTGACTAGTTGTCCAGGCACTAAAACCACTAGTTGTGGTTTTAGTGCCTGGAAGTTTAGTGTCATTGACATTTCGTAATTCATTTTGATTTCTGGTTCAGTGGAAATTTCTCCCTGCCTCAGAAGCTGCATTCAGTTTCTTGGTGTTTaaagcccccaacgttgtcttcaaggcagcgctgtctggaaggcgctagggttaggcatgggttaaggttatggtcagggttatggttaggattAGGTGTCTTTAAGTCGACGGTTGCAGCACTGCCCTGaggacgacgttgggggcttaaaacaccatcgagcctaAATTCGGTCTTGCTTGGGTAAAACTCGGTTGTAAATGTCAGAATGCAATAGACTGAATGTGATTTaaaaacacagcacacatacatagtTGCTACACCATgaacaagaaaacaaacaaacaaaaaagttcTCAGAGGTTAACCTGTTTATTGGGAAAGAGCACAtcgctgctgaaagtaacttcAAGGATCTCTGTTCTTTTGGAGGCAACAAAGAACAACAGCATCGTGGGAGCCACTGTACTGAGGTGTGTCCTCACTTCAAAGGCCGGAGGAACTATAAAGGTCAAAGAAACACTTCCTGCTTCCTCTCCAGGAACCCAGAGTTCTGACATAACACAAACCCAAAGTAAGCAATATCAATACTCTTACAGCATTGCAGCTATTCATACCACACAGCTGTTTTGAAAATGCCCTTtcaaaacaaaatgaacaaagaCCATGTTTAAGGTTTAGAGTTCAACTCTAAAAGTACTCTCCTTAAAAAGGTACACATTGACTTTTTTGTGAGGTAGCTTTGACAGGACTTGACAAGTCTTGACAATGAATTTCTTTTGAACATCCACAACATCCACAACTAAATGTGAAATAAGTACCACGATAACACATGTACCTTTATCCAGATTGGATGTCCAAGGGCCCACACTGTCACCATCTCTGTCTGCAATCAGTGTGGCCAGAGCCGAGAGCCCTGCCTCAGCTGACCCATCACTCCCAGTGCAAATCCCAAACCGAGTCAGGGTGTCTCTACCCAACTCACTCTCCCTGCTCCAGCCATCTTGCAAGGCAGACAGGGCTTCTTTCAGTCCGTTACCTAAACCTCCAGCCATGGCAAAACATGGTGCTTCCTTAGACTCCCCACTGTGCAGGGAAAGGAAGGGCTTTATGTTGATCACTGGAGGCTGCGTGAGCAATTCCTCTCCCTTCTGTGCATCATCCTTGCCGAGGTTGGATTTCAGGACATCCACCTCCTGATTTCCTTGAAGGCAAAATAATGACCATAATGCATTTCTCGCTAATTGAGTAACGAATTTGACAATATGGAGTTGTCGTAAATCTAGACCATTACATAAAAAATGTgcaaacaatacaaaaaaatgtaaCCACAAAAATACTCTAATAAACATACAGAAATACGATCTAATAACAGTCTCATCTACAAATCACAATATGGCTGATCGACACATACCATATACATAGAAAATGCAGCCAAAAAAATGCAGACGACACACCTCTAGTTCCTCCCTGACCATGGGCATCATCAGCTTCTCTTCTCAGCATCCCAGCTCCCAAAAGCCCCACATGCTCGCGGAGAGCAGCAGATATAGACTGCTCTGGCCCGGGGTGATCCGTCCTGGGCTTCTGAACCACATCCTGTCTGGAAGGCTTTAAGTTGCGGTCCTCGCTGTCTTCCAGGGGTGTGGTGCTAATAGGGGCAATACCCAGGGGCAAAAGTAGGAGCAGGGGCAGCCACATGTCAAAGGCGTTTTGACTCGCTTGCATCAGTTCTTGTTGTCAGGATGCGCCCCGAGAGAAAGACTGGCTTTATATCAGCCGCAGGCTTCTCCGGGTTCccccgggtgtgtgtgtgtgtgtgtgtgtgtccccccaACACTATGGTAATGGCATGTAATAAATCGCTGGAACATGGCAGTGTGCCTCCAGGTTGCTCCCATTGGTTGGCTGGCCATGGCTGATAACTTGCGCCTCGTTTAGGGGGTGGAATGGGTGGGTGCGGTGGTAATTACCCTCATTACGATAATTAATCTGGGAG
Protein-coding sequences here:
- the LOC125298839 gene encoding muellerian-inhibiting factor-like, whose product is MQASQNAFDMWLPLLLLLPLGIAPISTTPLEDSEDRNLKPSRQDVVQKPRTDHPGPEQSISAALREHVGLLGAGMLRREADDAHGQGGTRGNQEVDVLKSNLGKDDAQKGEELLTQPPVINIKPFLSLHSGESKEAPCFAMAGGLGNGLKEALSALQDGWSRESELGRDTLTRFGICTGSDGSAEAGLSALATLIADRDGDSVGPWTSNLDKGPNLSLSEVQNLLMRRGKEEVALKRPLLVFFPNKSRHEDKPGGITSTDHSTPSPVLPPSRTYQFLCELQRFLSDVLPQKKALSSPDGHAVALPLASLSSMPPLTLGESSSESLLLGLLNSSTPTLFSFPQRGSGLLSHRVALSLQPPLLSMLRQGLDDALAQFRHEEVGGGHLTDRLKRLSDLSALPAEGMDQSGGDGDSGEVQYCALLLLKALQTVLGTWEAERSQRSTRGGGEESQGNHNPCRLQSLTISLEALILEPSVATINNCEGECSFPLPKGNNHAILINSMVQKGGWTGRAPCCVPTEYGDLLVVELDKDGTTFSAKTNMVAKECGCR